The segment GGACGCCGGCAGCTTCTCGTTCAGGCCGTGGGCGAAGGTGTCGTCGGGCTTGGTGAAGGCCGCATCGGTGCCGTAGCAGGGCACACCGGCGTTGCGGAAGTACATGCTGTCGGAGGCGCCAGCGGACATGCCCGGCACGATCTCCACACCCGGGAAGCGGGCATGCACCGCCTCGGTCACCGCGGCGATCACGTCCGGGCGCAGCGGTGAGGCGGGGCTTTCCACCGGCTTCGGATCGAGCACGGTGATGGTCGCCGTCGGGTCGTCGATCACTTTGGTCAGGGTCTCGCGCACGCTGGCCACCGGGGTGCCGGGGAAGATCCGGCAGTTCACGTTGACGCTGGCGCTCTGCGGGAGGGCGTTGAGCGCATGGCCGCCCTGCAGCATGGTCGCCACGCAGGTGGTGCGGATCTGTCCGACATAGGCTGGGTCGGCCGAGATCGTCGCGGCCGCCTGGGCATCGTCCGGGTGCGCGGCGAACCGCAGCATCGCTTGACCCAGTGCGCCGGGCGTGTGCTGGCCGGTGGCCCGCAGCGAGGCGCGGGTGATGTCGTTGATCATCGGCGGGAACGCGTAGGCGGCCACCTTGTCGATCGCGTGCGACAGACGGTAGATCGCGTTGTCCGGCGAGGGCTCGCTGGAGTGGCCGCCGGGCGAGGTGAAGGTGATGCGGAAGTCCGCATAGGTCTTCTCGGCGGCCTGGATCTGGTAGACCACCGGCTTGCCGCTGGCCGGGTCCAGCGTACCGCCGCCGGCATCGGCGTTGAGCAGGAACTCGGCGTCGTGGTAACGCCGGGCCAGCTCGCGGGTGGTCGCCATGTCGGTCTCTTCGTCGCCGGAC is part of the Dyella thiooxydans genome and harbors:
- a CDS encoding M20/M25/M40 family metallo-hydrolase codes for the protein MRAARTLRPLAALIALGLTATTAVAGPPGPPMQTRELGEAMAMLRHAISVPTVKGNHQVPALAAYLADKLKEGGFAADDVQIIPVGETAALVARYRGTGHGKPIYLSGHMDVVAAKRSDWTRDPFTLIQENGYLYGRGTADMKTADVVLVETLIRLKREGFKPSRDIVLLLSGDEETDMATTRELARRYHDAEFLLNADAGGGTLDPASGKPVVYQIQAAEKTYADFRITFTSPGGHSSEPSPDNAIYRLSHAIDKVAAYAFPPMINDITRASLRATGQHTPGALGQAMLRFAAHPDDAQAAATISADPAYVGQIRTTCVATMLQGGHALNALPQSASVNVNCRIFPGTPVASVRETLTKVIDDPTATITVLDPKPVESPASPLRPDVIAAVTEAVHARFPGVEIVPGMSAGASDSMYFRNAGVPCYGTDAAFTKPDDTFAHGLNEKLPASEVGAGLQFWHQVLTKLAK